Part of the Thermosipho japonicus genome is shown below.
GGAAGGAGGGCAAGCAAGAAAGATAATTTTCTTTTTGTACCTTTTGAATAAGTGTGAACCTTCTTTTCCAGAAACTCCTTCAATCCGAGCTTTTCCGAGTAATGATTTATCTTTTCTTTACTCAACTTTCCTTCGAAATACCTGTAAACCCTCTCGATATTTTTATAGCCGCTATCCCCTTCCCATAGAAAGTCCTTTTCGCTCATCACAGAGATTCTAAGGTTGTGATTCTTTTCAACATCACCAGAATCGATTTTGTAAATTCCAGATATACAACGTATGGTGGTCGTTTTTCCCGCACCGTTGGGACCTATCAATGCAAGTATCTCATCCATGAAGATGTCAAAAGAAACATTCTTCAAGATATGTTTTTCTCCTATCCTTTTA
Proteins encoded:
- a CDS encoding ABC transporter ATP-binding protein, whose amino-acid sequence is MEKRDFRIKAVAIRKANKRIGEKHILKNVSFDIFMDEILALIGPNGAGKTTTIRCISGIYKIDSGDVEKNHNLRISVMSEKDFLWEGDSGYKNIERVYRYFEGKLSKEKINHYSEKLGLKEFLEKKVHTYSKGTKRKLSFLLALLPDPDLLILDEPMSGLDPISRINMREMIKELKKMGKSVLITSHDLAEVEKLADRFVLIKDGKILADDLIWDILSKYQTLEQLFIDMVKEGKS